A portion of the Cygnus olor isolate bCygOlo1 chromosome 15, bCygOlo1.pri.v2, whole genome shotgun sequence genome contains these proteins:
- the TRAP1 gene encoding heat shock protein 75 kDa, mitochondrial, translating into MAAAAARRGRCLGALLRAAAGAGAGLGAGPRVVAARGPACLQREILRCWSLRHTLPATCVSAGRTYSTQTAENKEEEPLHTIISNTENVKGAASKHEFQAETKKLLDIVARSLYSEKEVFIRELISNSSDALEKLRHRLMAEGKALPEMEIHLQTDGGKGTITIQDTGIGMTQEELVSNLGTIARSGSKAFLDALQSQAEASSKIIGQFGVGFYSAFMVADKVEVFSQSAEPGSPGYHWSSDGSGMFEIAEASGVRTGTKIIIHLKEDCKEFANEDRVKEVVTKYSNFISFPLYLNGRRINTLQALWMLDPKDIGEWQHEEFYRFIAQAYDKPRYVLHYKTDAPLNIRSIFYVPEQKPSMFDISRELGSSVALYSRKILIQTKAADILPKWLRFLRGVVDSEDIPLNLSRELLQESALIRKLRGVLQKRLIKFFIDQSKKDPEKYAKFFEDYGVFMREGIVTIAEQDVKEDIAKLLRYESSALPAGQLTSLTEYASRMKAGSRNIYYLCAPNRHLAEHSPYFEAMKKKDMEVLFCYEQFDELTLLHLREFDKKKLISVETDIVVDHYKEEKFEESRPAAERLTEREAGDLMAWMRNVLGSRVTDVKVTTRLDTHPAMITVLEMGAARHFLRMQQLAKTQEERAQLLQPTLEINTGHALIKKLNELKDSQPDLAQMLLDQIYENAMIAAGLNEDPRPMVSRLNELLTKILEKN; encoded by the exons atggcggcggcggcggcgcggcgggggcggtgCCTCGGGGCTCTACTGCGCGctgcggccggggccggggccgggctcggggccgggccgcgggtGGTCGCAG CAAGAGGACCAGCATGCCTCCAGAGAGAAATACTCCGCTGTTGGAGCCTCCGACACACCCTTCCTGCCACCTGCGTTTCTGCTGGCCGGACGTACAGCACGCAGACAGCAGAGAACAAGGAAGAGGAGCCCCTGCACACCATCATCAGCAACACAGAGAACGTCAAAG GTGCGGCCTCCAAGCATGAGTTCCAGGCTGAAACGAAGAAGCTACTGGACATCGTTGCCCGTTCCTTGTACTCAGAAAAGGAG GTATTTATCCGGGAGCTGATCTCCAACAGCAGCGATGCGCTGGAGAAACTGCGTCACCGGCTGATGGCAGAAGGGAAGGCCTTGCCAGAGATGGAGATCCACCTGCAGACGGACGGTGGAAAGGGAACCATCACTATCCAG gacacaGGTATTGGGATGACCCAGGAGGAACTTGTTTCTAACCTTGGTACCATTGCTCGATCGGGCTCAAAG GCATTTTTAGATGCTCTGCAGAGCCAAGCGGAAGCCAGTAGTAAAATCATCGGCCAGTTTGGAGTAGGTTTCTACTCAGCCTTCATGGTTGCTGATAAAGTGGAGGTGTTCTCACAGTCTGCAGAGCCGGGGAGCCCAGGCTACCACTGGTCTTCAGACGG CTCAGGAATGTTCGAGATTGCAGAAGCTTCTGGTGTCAGAACTGGGACTAAGATTATTATACATCTCAAAGAAGACTGCAAGGAATTTGCAAATGAAGACCGAGTCAAGG AGGTGGTGACAAAATACAGCAACTTCATCAGCTTCCCGCTGTATCTCAACGGGAGACGAATTAACACATTACAG GCACTTTGGATGCTGGACCCCAAGGACATTGGTGAGTGGCAGCATGAAGAGTTCTACCGCTTCATCGCTCAGGCTTACGACAAGCCCCGTTATGTCCTGCACTACAAGACCGACGCTCCCCTCAACATCCGCAGCATCTTCTATGTGCCTGAGCAA AAACCATCCATGTTCGACATCAGCAGAGAACTGGGTTCCAGCGTTGCCCTCTACAGCCGCAAAATTCTCATCCAAACCAAAGCTGCAGACATCCTGCCTAAATGGCTGCGCTTCCTCAGAG GTGTTGTGGACAGTGAGGATATACCTCTGAACCTCAGCAGGGAGCTTCTGCAAGAAAGTGCCCTTATCAG GAAACTCCGAGGTGTTTTGCAGAAGAGGTTGATAAAGTTCTTCATTGACCAGAGCAAGAAGGACCCTGAGAAATATGCCAAATTCTTTGAGGACTACGGAGTATTCATGAGAGAGGGGATTGTCACGATAGCAGAGCAGGATGTTAAG GAGGACATTGCGAAGCTGCTGCGTTACGAATCCTCTGCCTTGCCCGCAGGCCAGCTGACCAGCCTGACCGAGTATGCCTCCCGCAtgaaggcagggagcagaaacaTCTACTACCTGTGTGCACCCAACCGGCATCTGGCCGAGCACTCCCCATACTTTGAGGCCATGAAGAAAAAGGACATGGAG GTCCTGTTCTGCTATGAGCAATTTGATGAGCTGACACTCTTGCACCTTCGGGAGTTTGACAAGAAGAAGCTGATCTCGGTGGAGACGGACATTGTTGTTGATCACTATAAGGAAGAGAAATTTGAGGAGAGTCGCCCAG CTGCAGAACGTCTGACAGAGAGAGAGGCTGGGGATTTGATGGCCTGGATGAGAAATGTCTTAGGCTCTCGAGTCACTGATGTTAAG GTGACTACACGGCTGGACACTCACCCCGCCATGATCACTGTGCTCGAAATGGGGGCTGCCCGCCACTTTCTTCGCATGCAGCAGCTGGCCAAGACCCAAGAGGAGCGTGCCCAGCTTCTGCAGCCCACCCTAGAGATCAACACAGG GCATGCTCTGATTAAGAAGCTTAATGAGCTGAAGGACAGTCAGCCTGATCTGGCCCAGATGTTACTTGATCAG aTTTATGAGAATGCCATGATAGCAGCAGGACTGAATGAAGATCCCAGACCAATGGTGAGCCGGCTGAACGAACTCCTCACAAAAATCCTGGAGAAAAACTGA